A genomic window from Megalobrama amblycephala isolate DHTTF-2021 linkage group LG2, ASM1881202v1, whole genome shotgun sequence includes:
- the cdc42se2 gene encoding CDC42 small effector protein 2, whose amino-acid sequence MSEFWLCFNCCIAEQPQPKRRRRIDRSMIGEPTNFVHTAHVGSGDIFSGINSVNSIQNQMQSKGGYGGEAMSVNVQLVDTKAG is encoded by the exons ATGAGTGAATTCTGGTTGTGCTTCAACTGCTGTATCGCCGAGCAGCCGCAGCCG AAGAGGCGGAGACGTATAGATCGAAGTATGATCGGCGAGCCAACCAATTTTGTCCACACGGCCCACGTAGGATCCGGAGATATCTTCAGTGGCATAAACTCT GTGAACTCAATCCAGAACCAAATGCAGTCAAAAGGAGGGTATGGAGGAGAGGCCATGTCTGTTAACGTACAGCTGGTGGATACAAAAGCAGGATAA